The proteins below come from a single Halobacillus salinarum genomic window:
- a CDS encoding YndJ family protein, translating into MAVLYNPACFWGIMRLLGRGFSPIEETTIDIGFIYIAVGGGWLVLSSGGFADFLPYQEPIIQLTAIHFHYAAFVLPLVTGFFGRYLYASRKSLGRAYTVLACGIMAGPFLVAIGLDQGPPLEVVTVGVYVILLAWLCSWWLIIARDLTQWSKVGLRLASVLLLMTMGFSFAYSLGLLMETYWLGIGGMLKWHGAVNSFCFSLLAVLAWRGVHPGKRYDYGDFPVSRIRGKGYVGDKAVYEYDWVNNFENVDGLISNWEDYNSHAFSSSKVSESVKHFYLSPENFQMKADIQWEKGFGSLSHLIYRITKRLGQINLPPNKVIDMEGEIVAIKDDEDGRKHVRAWIRRNAQTKEPIFTALYSSHEKDGERYMNIGLPFPRGTMTGVLRFLNQDNGGLILTSIRRKDAKGDEGVYFSLGDWTIRTPLREYFYVYENEKGLLSAYHYMSIGKLPLLKISYQLKSMEKL; encoded by the coding sequence TTGGCTGTTTTATACAATCCTGCTTGCTTTTGGGGAATAATGAGATTGTTAGGTCGCGGCTTCAGTCCAATAGAGGAAACGACTATTGACATCGGATTTATCTACATAGCGGTTGGAGGAGGGTGGCTTGTGCTTTCGAGCGGGGGATTTGCAGATTTCCTTCCTTATCAAGAACCCATTATTCAGTTGACCGCGATCCATTTTCATTACGCAGCGTTTGTCCTGCCGCTGGTTACCGGTTTTTTTGGCAGGTATTTATATGCTTCCAGGAAATCTTTAGGAAGAGCTTATACGGTTTTAGCTTGTGGAATTATGGCCGGGCCCTTTCTCGTTGCGATCGGACTTGATCAAGGGCCACCTTTAGAAGTGGTAACGGTAGGGGTGTATGTAATCCTTCTGGCTTGGCTTTGCTCCTGGTGGTTGATCATTGCCCGTGATTTAACACAGTGGAGTAAGGTGGGGCTGCGGCTTGCCTCTGTGTTATTGCTCATGACTATGGGTTTTTCCTTTGCTTATAGCCTGGGGCTGCTGATGGAAACGTATTGGCTTGGAATTGGAGGAATGCTTAAATGGCATGGGGCTGTAAATTCGTTTTGTTTTTCTCTGCTGGCTGTTTTAGCTTGGAGAGGCGTCCATCCTGGTAAACGGTACGATTATGGAGATTTTCCTGTCAGCCGGATAAGGGGAAAAGGATACGTTGGAGACAAGGCAGTATACGAATATGACTGGGTGAACAACTTTGAAAATGTTGATGGTTTGATATCGAATTGGGAGGACTATAACAGCCATGCTTTTTCTTCCTCAAAGGTTTCGGAATCAGTGAAGCACTTTTACCTATCTCCTGAAAACTTTCAAATGAAAGCGGATATTCAGTGGGAAAAAGGTTTTGGCTCGCTTTCTCACCTAATTTATCGAATTACAAAACGTCTTGGTCAAATCAACCTTCCTCCTAATAAGGTAATCGACATGGAAGGGGAAATAGTCGCGATCAAGGATGATGAAGATGGAAGAAAGCATGTAAGAGCCTGGATAAGAAGAAATGCTCAAACGAAAGAGCCGATTTTTACTGCGCTTTATTCCTCTCATGAAAAAGATGGAGAGAGGTATATGAATATCGGCCTTCCATTTCCTAGAGGCACCATGACGGGGGTGCTCCGTTTCTTAAATCAGGATAACGGAGGGTTAATATTAACCAGCATCCGCAGGAAAGATGCAAAAGGGGATGAAGGAGTTTATTTCTCATTAGGGGACTGGACGATTAGAACTCCTTTGAGAGAATATTTTTATGTCTATGAAAATGAGAAAGGGCTGTTATCTGCTTATCATTATATGTCTATCGGAAAGCTTCCGTTATTAA